A stretch of DNA from Candidatus Eisenbacteria bacterium:
AGAGGCCGCAGCCTCTTCTGGGTGATCGTCGGCGCGCTCGCGCTGACCGCCGTGATCGGCACGTTCGCGCAGACGCTCATCGTCGACGCCGTTCTGCGACCGCTCGAGTCGCGCGACGCCCGCGCCCGCGGCCGCCTCGCCACGTCTCGCCTGGTCGCACAGTTCGCGGCGCGCGAGGTCCGCCCCGACAGCGCGGCGGTCGCCGTCATGCTCGAGCGCACCGCGGAGGACGTGGAGCTGCGCTTCGGCACGCTCCTCTATCGCGACGACGCGGGATGGGACGTCGGCTATCCGGCGCGCCGGACCCAGGCGGCGCTGGAGTTCCTCATCCGCGGCGCCCCGCCCCCGGGCTCCGAGAATCGCTTCGGCGCGCCGCGCAACTACACCGTCTTCGCCCGGGAGCCCGCGATCTGGCAGGGACAGAAGATCGGCGAGATCATCGCTCTGCGGCCGGCGCGGGGCCCGATGGGGCCGGGCTCATCGATCGCGAATGCCCTGCTCCTCTCGCTGCCCATCGCGCTCGCCGCCGCGCTGGCGGTCGGCGTCCTGATCGTGCGCCTGCTGGTGCGTCGGCTGCGCGCCCTCGAGCTGCTGGCGTCCCGCGTCGCCGGCGGAGACCTCTCGGTGCGCGTGGACGACGAGAGCGGCGACGAGATCGGACGGCTCGCCGAGCGCCTCAACACGATGACCGCGCATCTCGCGACCGCAAAGCGGAGCGTCGAGGAGCACGAAGCCCAGCGCCAGCAGCTGTTCGCCGACATCACCCACGAGCTGGCCACGCCGCTCACCTCGATCCGTGGCGGAGCGGAGACGTTGGTCGATCCCAACGTGCGCATGTCCGAAGAGGAGCGCGCCCGCTATCTCGACGACATCCTGGCCGCGTCGCGGCGGCTGGACCGGCTGATCCGCGATCTGTTCGAGCTCGCTCGCCTCGAGGCCGGC
This window harbors:
- a CDS encoding HAMP domain-containing sensor histidine kinase; the encoded protein is MKRRGRSLFWVIVGALALTAVIGTFAQTLIVDAVLRPLESRDARARGRLATSRLVAQFAAREVRPDSAAVAVMLERTAEDVELRFGTLLYRDDAGWDVGYPARRTQAALEFLIRGAPPPGSENRFGAPRNYTVFAREPAIWQGQKIGEIIALRPARGPMGPGSSIANALLLSLPIALAAALAVGVLIVRLLVRRLRALELLASRVAGGDLSVRVDDESGDEIGRLAERLNTMTAHLATAKRSVEEHEAQRQQLFADITHELATPLTSIRGGAETLVDPNVRMSEEERARYLDDILAASRRLDRLIRDLFELARLEAGAPALEFENLDWVALGRNVTQRYFKRFESAGLKLRWNDTLSEAWVRADGLRMEQVLENLLRNALRYVPAPGEVSVGITRPSGNSGHFRLTVADDGPGLPPDELTHLFERFYRGRDARPRAADDDRDGSGLGLAIVREIILRHGGETRARPRDPRGLVIEVDLPARRA